One region of Bacillus pumilus genomic DNA includes:
- a CDS encoding Kelch repeat-containing protein, whose product MKKKFLLFIMVLLLTSTLSPFKADAETKSTGWTKRADLPEERINAGVGVVDGKIYLFGGASEKNKLNNQTFMYDPKKDVWEEKTSMLTNRTGGTYATVGKKIYLIGGINEETKTAYNTIDIYDTELDQWAEEPIQIPRDPVFSTYDKGTLYAVAVKENIYIVSSKNSYKNNVYQYNTASGEWKSLNSSALPSRNGRAISAIDGKIYVAGGENLIGHSREKSLFQYDISTDKWSKLKDSDLTSTVFEPAYEANNGEFFVIGGQRTGDRSSEMLNIVQIFNPKDGQFKNSAYDLPEGRVSAVAAIVDDQLYVIGGRDYSNSMRNLSVKSDYKSVISIPLSELQITEDEAKPDDGTTEEPKDQDGTKPGDGTNEEPKDQDGTKPGDGTNEEPKDQDGTKPGDGTNEEPKDQDGTKPGEEVTKGILSITMINGLEKDYLLSMKEINDFLNWYKERSFGIGMNFYEINDEHNKGPFTSKKDYLVYQNILMFDIKQY is encoded by the coding sequence ATGAAAAAGAAATTTTTACTATTTATCATGGTACTTCTTTTAACAAGTACTCTTAGTCCATTTAAAGCAGATGCAGAAACAAAATCAACTGGATGGACAAAACGAGCTGATTTACCAGAAGAACGTATTAATGCCGGTGTAGGAGTGGTAGATGGAAAGATTTATTTATTTGGTGGCGCAAGTGAAAAAAATAAGTTAAATAATCAAACATTTATGTATGACCCTAAGAAAGATGTTTGGGAAGAAAAAACGAGCATGCTGACAAATAGAACAGGCGGTACATATGCTACAGTAGGTAAGAAAATATATCTAATAGGTGGAATAAACGAAGAAACAAAAACAGCTTATAACACGATTGATATATATGATACAGAACTTGATCAGTGGGCTGAAGAACCGATTCAAATTCCAAGAGACCCTGTATTTTCAACTTATGACAAAGGAACTTTGTACGCAGTTGCAGTGAAAGAGAATATATATATTGTATCTTCAAAAAACTCTTATAAGAATAATGTCTATCAATATAATACAGCCTCTGGTGAATGGAAGAGCTTGAACTCATCGGCTTTACCATCTCGAAATGGGAGAGCCATTTCTGCAATTGACGGCAAAATATATGTTGCAGGCGGCGAAAATTTGATTGGACATAGTAGAGAAAAATCTTTGTTCCAGTATGATATTTCAACAGATAAATGGAGTAAATTAAAAGATAGTGACTTAACTTCAACTGTATTTGAACCGGCCTACGAAGCAAATAATGGGGAATTCTTCGTTATTGGTGGACAACGGACTGGTGATCGTTCAAGTGAAATGTTGAATATCGTTCAAATTTTCAATCCGAAAGATGGTCAATTTAAAAATTCAGCGTATGATTTGCCAGAAGGTAGAGTATCAGCTGTGGCAGCAATTGTTGATGACCAATTGTATGTCATTGGCGGACGTGACTACTCGAATAGCATGAGAAACCTCTCTGTAAAAAGTGATTACAAATCAGTGATTTCTATTCCATTAAGCGAGTTGCAAATAACTGAAGATGAAGCAAAGCCAGATGATGGCACAACCGAAGAACCAAAAGATCAGGACGGAACAAAGCCAGGTGATGGCACAAACGAAGAACCGAAAGATCAGGACGGAACAAAGCCAGGTGATGGCACAAACGAAGAACCGAAAGATCAGGACGGAACAAAGCCAGGTGATGGCACAAACGAAGAACCAAAAGATCAGGACGGAACAAAGCCAGGTGAAGAAGTAACAAAAGGTATACTTTCAATTACCATGATAAACGGGTTGGAAAAGGATTATTTGCTTTCAATGAAAGAAATCAACGATTTTCTAAACTGGTATAAAGAGAGAAGTTTTGGAATTGGGATGAACTTCTATGAAATCAATGATGAACACAATAAAGGGCCTTTCACAAGTAAGAAAGATTACCTCGTCTACCAAAATATCTTAATGTTTGATATCAAACAATACTGA
- the alr gene encoding alanine racemase, whose amino-acid sequence MKKLCREVWIEVNLDAIKRNIEAIQAHIPRKSKIMAVVKANAYGHGSVEVARQALESGATELAVASLEEGIVLRRAKIEAPILVLGFTPLDCVKRAAAWRIDLSGLREDWIVEANEILAEEESQRRLGIHVNVDTGMGRLGVRTKEELLGVVEALEKSENLRWDGIFTHFSTADEPDPDFTQLQHSIFIDFLRFLKKRGIKLPTVHMNNTAAAIVFPEFSADMIRLGIGLYGLYPSQYIESLDAVQLEPALSLKARIAFVKEMVTKPRTVSYGATYVAKPDEVIATIPIGYADGYSRALSNRGFMLFRGKRMPIAGRVTMDMTMISLGEMKAKQGEEVVIYGRQKGGEISVDEIAEMLNTINYEVIATLSRRVPRFYRRGGKIIKISTPVMYV is encoded by the coding sequence ATGAAAAAGCTATGCAGGGAAGTCTGGATCGAAGTTAATCTTGATGCGATTAAAAGAAATATCGAAGCCATTCAAGCGCATATTCCGAGGAAAAGTAAGATCATGGCTGTCGTGAAGGCGAATGCTTATGGCCACGGTTCAGTGGAGGTAGCCCGGCAGGCACTGGAAAGCGGTGCGACGGAGCTCGCAGTTGCTAGCTTGGAGGAAGGCATTGTGCTGCGAAGAGCAAAAATTGAAGCACCGATTTTGGTTCTTGGATTTACCCCGCTCGACTGTGTGAAAAGGGCTGCGGCCTGGAGAATTGATCTATCTGGCCTTCGTGAAGACTGGATTGTTGAAGCAAATGAGATCTTAGCGGAAGAAGAAAGTCAGCGCCGGCTTGGGATACATGTCAATGTCGACACAGGGATGGGGCGATTAGGTGTACGGACAAAGGAAGAGCTGTTAGGAGTGGTGGAGGCACTTGAAAAGAGTGAAAACCTTAGATGGGACGGGATTTTTACGCATTTTTCCACTGCAGATGAGCCTGACCCTGATTTTACGCAGCTGCAGCACAGCATTTTTATTGATTTTCTTCGGTTTTTGAAAAAACGAGGAATTAAGCTGCCGACCGTACATATGAACAATACAGCGGCTGCCATCGTGTTTCCTGAATTTAGCGCTGATATGATTCGTCTGGGTATCGGGCTATATGGACTGTATCCCTCGCAATACATTGAAAGCTTAGACGCTGTTCAGCTAGAGCCCGCTCTCAGTTTAAAAGCAAGGATTGCGTTCGTAAAGGAAATGGTGACAAAGCCAAGGACCGTCAGCTATGGGGCAACCTATGTGGCAAAGCCTGATGAAGTGATTGCGACCATACCGATCGGTTATGCAGATGGGTACTCACGTGCTTTATCAAATCGGGGATTTATGCTTTTCCGCGGAAAACGAATGCCGATTGCTGGCCGAGTCACGATGGATATGACGATGATCAGTTTAGGAGAAATGAAAGCAAAGCAAGGCGAGGAAGTCGTCATATACGGTCGTCAAAAAGGCGGAGAAATTTCTGTCGATGAAATTGCTGAAATGCTCAATACAATCAACTACGAAGTCATCGCTACTTTAAGCCGACGTGTGCCGAGGTTTTATCGTCGAGGCGGGAAGATTATTAAAATATCAACGCCGGTGATGTATGTGTGA
- the hag gene encoding flagellin Hag — MRINHNIAALNTLNRLSANNGAGQKNMEKLSSGLKINRAGDDAAGLAISEKMRGQIRGLEMATKNAQDGISLIQTAEGALTETHSILQRVRELVVQAGNTGTQDETDLGAIQEEIDALVQEIGNGTDKNGISDRTEFNGKKLLDGTFAAEPEDGEPKKLTFQIGANGAQQLSVHIEAMSADKLGVEDKTVSTIKVTDFAEIAADEEGGFNDQLAIIDGAIKQVSDQRSKLGAVQNRLEHTINNLGASAENLTAAESRIRDVDMAKEMSEFTKNNILSQASQAMLAQANQQPQNVLQLLR, encoded by the coding sequence ATGAGAATTAACCACAATATCGCAGCACTTAACACACTGAACCGTTTGTCTGCAAACAATGGAGCAGGACAAAAGAACATGGAGAAGCTTTCTTCTGGTCTTAAAATTAACCGTGCAGGAGATGATGCAGCAGGTCTAGCAATCTCTGAAAAAATGCGTGGTCAGATCCGCGGATTAGAAATGGCGACGAAAAATGCTCAAGACGGTATCTCTCTTATTCAAACAGCTGAGGGTGCATTGACTGAAACTCACTCAATCCTTCAACGTGTACGTGAACTAGTCGTTCAAGCTGGAAACACTGGTACACAAGATGAAACAGACCTTGGTGCAATTCAAGAGGAAATTGATGCACTAGTTCAGGAAATTGGGAACGGTACAGATAAGAACGGTATTTCTGACCGTACTGAATTCAACGGAAAGAAACTTCTTGATGGAACTTTTGCTGCTGAACCAGAAGACGGAGAACCGAAAAAACTTACTTTCCAAATTGGAGCTAACGGTGCGCAGCAATTGTCAGTTCATATTGAAGCAATGTCTGCTGATAAACTTGGAGTTGAGGATAAAACCGTTTCTACTATTAAAGTAACTGATTTCGCCGAAATTGCAGCAGATGAAGAAGGTGGATTTAACGATCAATTAGCAATCATTGATGGAGCGATCAAACAAGTTTCAGACCAGCGTTCTAAACTTGGTGCGGTCCAAAACCGCCTAGAGCACACAATCAACAACCTTGGTGCTTCTGCTGAAAACTTAACAGCTGCTGAGTCACGTATTCGTGACGTTGACATGGCGAAAGAAATGAGTGAGTTCACAAAGAACAACATTCTTTCTCAAGCATCTCAAGCAATGTTAGCTCAAGCAAACCAACAGCCGCAAAACGTACTTCAATTATTACGTTAA
- a CDS encoding AraC family transcriptional regulator, which yields MNYKIEIVSNMKMVYMRNIGPYANKENVEMMKRFKQWINQHQLNDELKEFGIYGVPQDDPGKIPPEKCRYDLMLMTNRDFSKDQMVQTGHVEGGKYAVFTVTHTIEKVNLFWSQLPQMIQNNQLNMRQASIMERYREEEGVCEFLLPIF from the coding sequence ATGAATTACAAAATTGAAATAGTAAGCAATATGAAGATGGTGTATATGAGGAATATAGGACCATATGCCAACAAAGAAAATGTAGAGATGATGAAGAGATTTAAACAATGGATCAATCAACATCAATTAAATGATGAATTAAAGGAATTTGGTATATATGGTGTTCCTCAAGATGATCCTGGTAAAATTCCACCAGAAAAATGCAGATACGACCTCATGTTGATGACAAATAGAGATTTCTCAAAAGATCAAATGGTTCAGACTGGACATGTTGAAGGGGGAAAGTATGCTGTGTTTACAGTGACACATACAATCGAAAAAGTGAATTTGTTTTGGAGCCAATTGCCTCAAATGATCCAAAACAATCAATTGAACATGCGTCAGGCATCTATTATGGAGAGATATAGAGAAGAAGAAGGCGTGTGTGAGTTCTTACTACCTATCTTTTAA
- a CDS encoding ABC transporter permease, which translates to MCELRKLIKNKLLYIVLFISICIVLVNAIIGSIQYNTEYDLYNRLYSKFPDALAMISPHQYWMGLSDSFFSSFFYFIFPLLIGLPIVDSIFREKSSGNVEYILTKESRLRYYSRKFIFTYFSGVILFAFPLLIGILISNLVNGQWDFSAYTDVYKKVMNGTASFADNVFDGQKKEMFSDLLAKSPYLYICIYYLIAALYAGMYACFGLAISLFLKNRYIVLLSPLMLYLGFWLLCSLIGKVSIDPFNFLDPRQPVHNLSYSSFYINFIIGMLTIVIIYILGVKKNSDTI; encoded by the coding sequence ATGTGTGAATTAAGGAAGCTTATAAAAAATAAGTTATTATATATTGTATTGTTTATATCAATTTGTATTGTTTTGGTAAATGCAATTATTGGCTCCATACAATATAATACGGAATACGATCTGTATAATCGATTATATAGTAAATTTCCAGATGCTCTTGCAATGATATCACCGCATCAATATTGGATGGGCCTATCAGATTCATTTTTTTCTTCATTTTTTTATTTCATATTTCCTTTACTTATAGGTTTACCAATTGTTGATTCCATCTTTAGAGAAAAGAGTTCTGGGAATGTAGAATATATCCTAACAAAAGAAAGTAGACTAAGATATTATAGTAGGAAATTTATATTTACATATTTTTCAGGGGTTATTTTGTTTGCATTCCCGTTACTTATAGGAATATTAATTTCTAATCTGGTTAATGGACAATGGGATTTTTCAGCATATACGGATGTGTATAAGAAAGTAATGAATGGAACGGCTTCCTTTGCTGATAATGTATTTGACGGACAGAAAAAAGAAATGTTCTCTGATTTACTAGCTAAATCTCCTTATCTATATATTTGCATATATTACTTAATAGCTGCATTATATGCAGGAATGTATGCTTGTTTTGGATTAGCGATTTCTTTGTTTTTAAAAAACAGATATATTGTGCTTCTTTCTCCTTTAATGCTCTATCTAGGATTCTGGCTTTTATGTAGTTTAATAGGAAAAGTATCTATCGATCCATTTAATTTCTTAGATCCAAGACAACCAGTACACAATCTATCATATTCTTCTTTTTATATTAATTTTATTATTGGAATGTTGACAATAGTGATCATTTATATATTAGGAGTGAAAAAAAATTCTGACACAATTTAA
- the hag gene encoding flagellin Hag, giving the protein MRINHNIAALNTLNRLSANNASSQKNMEKLSSGLKINRAGDDAAGLAISEKMRGQIRGLEMATKNAQDGISLIQIAEGALTETHSILQRVRELVVQAGNTGTQDDTDLGAIQEEIKALVEEIGNGADKNGISDRTEFNGKKLLDGSFSSTGTDSLTFQIGANGAQQLSVNIEAMSADKLGATLPDGTLVANQAVKDIDVTKFAANAADVADVGFDAQLGIVDGAIKQVSTQRSKLGAVQNRLEHTINNLGASGENLTAAESRIRDVDMAKEMSEFTKNNILSQASQAMLAQANQQPQNVLQLLR; this is encoded by the coding sequence ATGAGAATTAACCACAATATCGCAGCACTTAACACATTGAACCGTTTGTCTGCAAACAACGCTTCAAGCCAAAAGAACATGGAGAAACTTTCTTCTGGTCTTAAAATCAACCGTGCAGGAGATGACGCAGCAGGTCTTGCAATCTCTGAAAAAATGCGTGGACAAATCCGCGGATTAGAAATGGCAACTAAAAACGCACAAGACGGTATCTCACTTATCCAAATCGCTGAAGGTGCATTGACTGAAACTCACTCAATCCTTCAACGTGTACGTGAATTAGTGGTTCAAGCTGGAAACACTGGTACACAAGACGATACAGACCTTGGTGCAATTCAAGAAGAGATCAAGGCGCTTGTTGAAGAAATTGGCAATGGAGCAGACAAAAATGGTATTTCTGATCGTACAGAATTCAACGGTAAAAAATTACTTGATGGTTCTTTCAGTTCAACTGGAACAGATTCTTTAACTTTCCAAATTGGAGCTAACGGAGCTCAACAATTATCAGTTAACATTGAAGCAATGTCTGCTGACAAACTTGGTGCAACTCTACCCGATGGTACTTTAGTAGCGAACCAAGCTGTAAAAGATATTGATGTTACAAAATTTGCAGCAAACGCAGCTGATGTAGCTGATGTTGGTTTTGATGCACAATTAGGAATTGTTGATGGAGCAATCAAACAAGTATCTACTCAACGTTCTAAACTAGGTGCGGTCCAAAACCGTCTAGAGCACACAATCAACAACCTTGGTGCTTCTGGTGAAAACTTAACAGCTGCTGAGTCTCGTATCCGTGACGTTGACATGGCGAAAGAAATGAGTGAGTTCACAAAGAACAACATTCTTTCTCAAGCGTCTCAAGCAATGCTTGCACAAGCGAACCAACAGCCACAAAACGTACTTCAATTGCTACGTTAA
- a CDS encoding ABC transporter ATP-binding protein, translating into MSIIELNAVTKVIRKQTVLEDINLSLAKGKIIGFVGHNGSGKTMLFRVIAGLVKPSAGEVIVSDQILHKQISFPKSISVLLEKPAFLEQYSGFDNLKFLADIQKRIDDQQIRQVIESVGLNPDDKRSVKTYSLGMKQKLAIAQAIMEKPDIILLDEPMNGLDEDSVKNVYHLIKAENERGATVLLTSHHKKDIEELCHIVYKMNSGKIQTTD; encoded by the coding sequence ATGTCTATAATTGAATTGAATGCAGTTACGAAAGTAATTAGAAAGCAAACTGTATTGGAAGATATTAATTTGTCATTAGCAAAAGGAAAAATCATTGGCTTTGTTGGTCATAATGGATCTGGAAAAACGATGCTTTTTCGAGTGATAGCTGGTTTGGTGAAACCAAGTGCTGGTGAGGTTATAGTATCTGATCAAATTTTGCATAAACAAATTTCGTTTCCTAAAAGTATTAGCGTGCTTTTAGAGAAACCCGCTTTTTTAGAACAATACAGTGGTTTTGATAATCTCAAGTTTCTTGCTGATATACAAAAGAGAATAGATGATCAACAAATTAGGCAGGTAATTGAAAGTGTTGGACTGAATCCTGATGATAAAAGAAGTGTTAAAACATATTCGTTAGGTATGAAACAAAAATTAGCAATTGCTCAAGCTATTATGGAAAAGCCAGACATTATCTTATTAGATGAACCGATGAATGGACTGGACGAAGATTCAGTGAAAAATGTATATCATTTGATTAAAGCAGAAAATGAAAGAGGTGCAACTGTTTTATTAACTTCTCACCATAAAAAAGATATAGAGGAACTATGTCATATTGTTTATAAAATGAATTCTGGAAAAATACAAACTACAGATTAA